A portion of the Thermosediminibacter oceani DSM 16646 genome contains these proteins:
- the yajC gene encoding preprotein translocase subunit YajC gives MNTTIFLQQFGPIILIFAIFYFMIIRPQQKREKERRNMLDSLKEGDEIITIGGIFGRILNIKDDVVTLEVGDKVKIKVTRSAIGNVIKRAEKEK, from the coding sequence TTGAATACGACGATTTTTTTACAGCAGTTCGGGCCAATTATACTGATATTCGCGATCTTTTACTTTATGATCATAAGGCCCCAGCAGAAGAGGGAAAAAGAACGCAGGAACATGCTAGACAGCTTAAAAGAAGGCGACGAAATAATTACAATAGGAGGCATTTTCGGGCGCATTTTGAACATTAAAGACGATGTGGTGACCTTAGAGGTTGGAGATAAAGTTAAAATCAAGGTGACCAGGTCCGCCATTGGAAACGTAATCAAAAGAGCTGAAAAAGAAAAGTAA
- the scfA gene encoding six-cysteine ranthipeptide SCIFF encodes MKHIKVIHRGDLCHEDALRKSGCGECQASCQSACKTSCTVANQVCQREKE; translated from the coding sequence TTGAAACACATAAAAGTAATACATAGGGGAGATCTTTGTCACGAGGATGCTCTAAGAAAAAGCGGATGCGGGGAGTGCCAGGCATCCTGTCAGTCGGCATGCAAAACCTCGTGCACTGTGGCAAATCAGGTTTGCCAGAGGGAAAAAGAGTAA
- the tgt gene encoding tRNA guanosine(34) transglycosylase Tgt: protein MKFKVLKWAEDCKARTGLLETPHGIIETPVFMPVGTQATVKTLTPDELEQIGAKIILSNTYHLYLRPGHRIIEEAGGLHRFMNWEGSILTDSGGYQVFSLGELREIREEGVTFRSHIDGSLHFISPETSIEIQNSLGADIIMAFDECIPYPATYEYVKNSVERTTRWAERCKKHHKNEKQTLFGIVQGGLYKDLREKSARDLVSMDFKGYAVGGLSVGEPKEHMYEVLDYTVPLLPEDKPRYLMGVGSPDAIFEGIIRGIDMFDCVLPTRIARHGTVFTARGRLVVKNAAYARDFSPLDPECDCYVCKNYTRAYIRHLINANEVLGIRLTTIHNLYFLLSLMEKIRRAIEGGYLLEFKQEFFKKFGYDQGS, encoded by the coding sequence ATGAAATTCAAAGTATTAAAATGGGCTGAAGACTGCAAGGCTAGAACAGGTCTTCTCGAAACACCGCACGGTATAATAGAAACACCGGTGTTTATGCCCGTTGGAACCCAGGCTACGGTCAAAACCTTAACTCCCGATGAACTGGAACAAATAGGTGCAAAAATCATCCTCAGCAACACCTATCACCTTTACCTTCGCCCGGGCCACAGGATAATTGAAGAAGCTGGAGGGCTGCACAGATTTATGAACTGGGAGGGCTCCATCCTTACCGACAGCGGTGGATACCAGGTATTCAGTTTGGGCGAGCTGAGAGAGATAAGAGAAGAAGGTGTAACCTTCAGGTCGCACATCGACGGCTCCCTACACTTTATAAGCCCTGAAACATCGATAGAAATCCAAAATTCCCTTGGAGCCGACATCATAATGGCTTTCGACGAATGCATTCCCTACCCCGCTACCTATGAGTACGTAAAAAACTCAGTAGAGCGGACGACGCGGTGGGCGGAAAGGTGCAAAAAGCACCACAAAAACGAAAAGCAAACTCTTTTCGGCATAGTACAGGGAGGTCTTTATAAAGACCTAAGGGAAAAAAGTGCCAGAGACCTGGTTTCTATGGACTTTAAAGGCTATGCAGTGGGTGGATTGAGCGTTGGAGAGCCGAAAGAGCATATGTACGAGGTACTGGACTATACGGTTCCCCTGCTGCCGGAAGATAAACCCCGGTACCTTATGGGAGTTGGTTCTCCCGATGCGATATTTGAAGGTATAATAAGGGGAATCGATATGTTCGACTGTGTCCTACCTACCAGAATAGCCCGACATGGAACAGTTTTTACGGCCAGGGGAAGACTGGTAGTCAAAAATGCCGCCTATGCAAGAGATTTCTCACCCCTGGATCCCGAGTGTGATTGTTACGTCTGTAAAAATTACACCAGAGCCTATATAAGGCACCTCATCAACGCCAACGAGGTTCTCGGTATAAGGCTGACCACCATCCACAATCTGTACTTCTTACTTTCGCTAATGGAAAAGATACGCCGGGCGATCGAAGGAGGTTACCTTTTAGAATTCAAGCAGGAATTCTTTAAGAAATTCGGTTACGATCAAGGTTCTTGA
- a CDS encoding TIGR04086 family membrane protein, translated as MKTLSGQKKLYVFRVCSGIFNAYLLTVFFFLALSGVLYFTTISEDIIPKAVIVIGALSIAIGSLNATRDLDHSGWLHGGLIGLFYVGILMILRFFIAREAGYDAGTFVDLLMGFLIGALAGAIGVNL; from the coding sequence ATGAAAACTCTTTCCGGTCAAAAAAAGTTATATGTTTTTAGGGTATGCAGTGGAATATTCAACGCCTACCTGCTCACCGTATTTTTCTTCCTTGCGTTGAGCGGAGTGTTGTATTTTACTACGATCTCTGAAGACATAATACCGAAAGCCGTTATTGTGATAGGTGCGTTGAGTATAGCCATTGGCAGCCTGAATGCCACAAGGGACCTGGATCACTCCGGATGGCTTCACGGGGGGCTCATTGGCCTGTTTTACGTAGGAATTCTTATGATTTTGAGGTTTTTTATCGCTCGGGAAGCAGGTTACGATGCTGGAACGTTCGTTGATTTGCTTATGGGATTCCTAATCGGAGCTCTGGCCGGAGCGATAGGAGTCAATCTTTAA